A genomic segment from Dietzia psychralcaliphila encodes:
- a CDS encoding PQQ-dependent sugar dehydrogenase, with product MRRLLVPVAAAALALTGCTGGTASVDPDDRAGQAPSTAATSEDFRVTEHGEFDEGWAMTFLPGSEHLLISQRGGELLLRDQASGDVVEVAGVPPVDDGGQGGLHDVAPGATYADDGSVYLSWVRDHPEGAQGVVGRGTLDADRAELTDLEVIWEQDPAAGNGHFALRLLVRDDHLFVTSGDRQEQTPAQDTSSNLGGVVRLTPDGDPAPGNPWAGDDGAAAELWTIGHRNPLGIAEDSQGRIWVSEMGPRHGDELNLLSEGGNYGWPAASMGRHYDGRDIPEHRDGDGFVPPAAYWVPAISPGSLLIYGGDRFDGWSGSALVGGLSGQSLVRVELRDETATVVQEWDMGERVRALAEAPDGAIWVLEDGPGGRLLELTPV from the coding sequence ATGCGACGACTCCTGGTCCCGGTAGCGGCAGCGGCCCTCGCCCTGACCGGGTGCACCGGCGGAACCGCCTCGGTCGACCCCGACGACCGGGCAGGTCAGGCGCCGTCCACCGCGGCCACCTCCGAGGACTTCCGCGTGACGGAGCACGGTGAGTTCGACGAGGGGTGGGCGATGACCTTCCTCCCGGGTTCCGAGCACCTGCTCATCTCACAGCGTGGAGGCGAGCTACTGCTGCGCGACCAGGCCTCCGGTGACGTCGTCGAGGTCGCCGGGGTGCCGCCCGTCGACGACGGCGGCCAGGGCGGTCTGCACGACGTGGCCCCGGGCGCCACCTACGCCGACGACGGCTCGGTCTACCTCAGTTGGGTGCGCGACCATCCCGAGGGCGCTCAGGGCGTGGTGGGTCGCGGGACCCTCGACGCGGACCGCGCCGAGCTGACGGACCTCGAGGTGATCTGGGAGCAGGACCCCGCCGCGGGAAACGGACACTTCGCCCTGAGACTGCTCGTCCGCGACGACCATCTCTTCGTGACGTCGGGCGACCGCCAGGAGCAGACCCCTGCCCAGGACACCTCCAGCAACCTGGGCGGGGTCGTGCGCCTGACCCCGGACGGGGACCCGGCGCCCGGAAACCCGTGGGCCGGAGACGACGGCGCCGCCGCGGAGCTGTGGACCATCGGCCACCGCAACCCCCTGGGTATCGCGGAGGACTCACAGGGCCGGATCTGGGTGTCCGAGATGGGGCCTCGCCACGGCGACGAGCTCAACTTGCTCTCCGAGGGCGGGAACTACGGGTGGCCCGCGGCCTCGATGGGACGGCACTACGACGGCAGGGACATCCCGGAGCACCGGGACGGTGACGGATTCGTCCCACCCGCTGCCTACTGGGTGCCCGCGATCTCTCCCGGGAGCCTCCTGATCTACGGCGGGGACCGCTTCGACGGCTGGAGCGGCAGCGCGCTCGTGGGCGGGCTGTCCGGGCAGTCGTTGGTGCGCGTGGAACTTCGGGACGAGACCGCGACCGTCGTGCAGGAATGGGACATGGGTGAGCGGGTCCGCGCGCTCGCCGAGGCCCCCGACGGGGCGATCTGGGTACTCGAGGACGGCCCGGGGGGTCGCCTGCTCGAGCTGACCCCGGTCTGA